TTCTTGGGTGATGGGGAAAGAGAATGCCTCTGGCGGGATAATTCCGTGGATTAAGCTACTTAATGATACTGCGATCGCCGTCAATCAGGGAGGTCGTCGTGCCGGTGCGGTTACCGTCAGCGTCGATATCTGGCATTTAGATGTCATTGAATTCCTAGAAATGCAAACCGAAAACGGCGACCAACGACGGAAAGCTTACGATATTTTCCCGCAGTTGGTTGTCCCCGATGAGTTTATGCGCCGGGTTATTGCCAAAGAAGATTGGACATTGGTCGATCCCTATGAAGTGAAGGCGAAATTAGGCATCAATTTACCCACATTGTGGGGAGAAGAGTTCGAGCGAGCCTACCAAATTATTGAAGCCGAAATTGGTAAAACTCTGGTACTGTACAACCAAATTAATGCCAGGGAACTGTTTAAGTCCATTATGCGGACGCAAGTAGAAACCGGGATGCCGTATCTGGCATTTAAAGATACCATTAATCGCGCCAACCCCAACCAGCACGAAGGCTATATTCCAGGCGTTAATTTATGCTGCGAATCCTTTAGTAATGTTAGTCCTTCTAAGGAGGCTCATTGCTGTAATTTGAACAGTTTGAATTTAGCCAATTTGGAAGTAGAGGATCTACCCGAAATTTGTCGCATTGCCGTGCGCATGTTGGATAACACAATCGAGTTAACTCATGCTCCCTTTGCTGCCTCTCGAGCGCATAATGATAAGTATCGCACCATTGGCGTAGGAGCAATGGGACTGGCGGATTGGATTGCCAAAAAACAACTTTCCTACGATAGTTTGCCAGAAATTAGTCATTTCTTTGAAGAGATGGGCTATTGGTGTACGGTAGCGTCTATGGAGCTAGCAAAAGAGCGCGGAGCTTATGCGAGTTTTGCTGGAAGCGAATGGAGTAAAGGGCATTTAATTGGTGCAAAACCCGTCGAATGGTTTACCGAGAATTCCGATAATCCAGAGCGATGGATGCAGCTTTCCGAAGATATTAAAACTCACGGAATTCGCAATTCTCATATTACCGCGATCGCACCCAACACCTCCTCCTCTCTCGTCCAAGGCTGTACCGCCAGCGTCCTGCCCGCCTATAGCCGCTTCTTCTACGATAAATGGGCAAAAGGAAGCGTTCCTATCGCTCCTCCATTTATTAGCGATCGCTTATGGTTTTATCAAGAAAATAAACACGCGAAACAGCAGAAAGTAGTTCGCGTTGTTTCTGTAATTCAACAATGGATCGATACCGGAATTTCCATGGAACTTCTGTTTAACCTGAATGCTGGGGTTTACTTTCCTGACGAACCCGAGAAAACCCTAAAAGCGAAAGATATTTTTGACACCTTGGTCATGGCTTGGCAAGAACAGTGTAAAGCCGTCTATTATGTCAGAACCGTACAACGGGATGACTTCAAAGAATCGGGAAATGACTGTACCTCCTGTGCGAATTAATTCTCAATTGAGAACCTCGCTGCGATCGCCTTTCAATTGGGCGATCGCATTCTTTTCTTTCCCATACATTACCTATCAATAATAATATGCCACTCGATCTTCCCGTCCGAGAAAAAAACTCATCGACCTCAGAGAAAATGGTCGTGAATCCCATCTTCAATCCTGGGGGAAATGATGACACCGCACACCGCACCATCTGGTTTGGCGAAACCACTAATTTGATGCAGCTTAACGACGTTCGCTATCCTTGGGCGACAAATCTTTATAAAATGATGCGGGAGAATTTCTGGATTCCGGAAAAACTGGATATTACCCAAGATGTAGTAGACTACTGGAACTTAACTCCAGCCGAACAAAAAGCGTTTGACGGAATTTTATCCTATCTCACGTTTTTAGATTCAATCCAAACTTGCAATATTCCGCACTTAAAAAGCACGATTACCGCGCCGGAAGTTAGTCTGTGTCTGGCGGAGCAAATTGCCCAAGAAGGAATGCACAATCAGTCTTATCAATACACGATCGAGACGATTATTCCCGCCGAGCGCCGCAGCCAAGTCTACGATTTTTGGCGGACGGATAACATCCTGAAAGAACGCTGTACGTTTGTTGCCAGTCTCTATCAGCAATATGTCGATAATCCGACACAAGAACACTATTTTGTTGCCTTATTGGCTGATTATCTTTTAGAAGGAATCTATTTCTACAATGGATTTTGCTTTTTCTACAATCTAGCTTCGCGAATGTTAATGCCCGGAACTGCGGATATTATTAAATTGATTAACCGCGATGAATTATCTCACGTGCGGCTCTATCAAAAATTAATTCCCGAAGCGCGCCAGGTGTTTCCTCATTCTATCGAACAAATTTATGAAATGTTCGATCGCGCCGTACAACAAGAATGCCAATGGACGAATCATATTATTGGCAATCAAATTCTGGGAATCACCGAAGGTAGCACGGAGCAGTATACCAAATATTTAGCCAATATTCGCTTAGGGGCGATCGGTCTGCCGCCATTGTACAAAGATCCGATTTATAAGAAAAGTCCTTATGCCCATTTAGAGCGCTTTTCCGATACGAAGAAAGAAGGACATACGAAAGCCAATTTCTTTGAAGCCGGAGTTACCAGTTATGTGATGTCTTCCGGACTCACCGGTTGGGACGAAATCTGATACCAAATCCGATTACTACAGAATGTATAGTGCAAAATCTGGTAGGGGCGAACGGCCGTTCGCCCCTACAACCACAGGGCAAACGCATACTCCATATTTTTCTCGATAAGAGGCTTGAATTACCATCTTGTTGAGAGATATCTGAGGTAAACTCAACCGCTCGATCCTTGAAGTCCCTATCCTTTCGTTGAGCAAAAATTAGTATGCGTTTGCCCTGACTAGAAACCCAGGGCAAACGCATACTCCATATTTTTCTCGATAAGAGGCTTGGATTGCCGTTGTGTTGAAAGGTATCTGAAGTTAAATTCAACAGCTCGATCCTTGAAATCTCGATCCTTTCGTTGAGCGAAAATTAGTATGCGTTTGCCCTAACCAGAAACCGGGTTTCTGCAAGAGACTCTATCTCAATTTTGAGAGCGAACGAGAAACCCGGTTTCTGTTATCGCCAGGTTAACTTCCCATGACGCGAGCCATATCCGCAACCGGAGCTTTCTCCAACCGAGGGCCTTGGATCTGCACGATCGCCGATCCTAAATAATTCCCCCAGCGAGCGGCTTGCACCGTGCTATACCCATTAGTGAGACCGTAGAGTACGCCACCCGCAAAGGCATCGCCAGCGCCAACCGTATCCAGAGGTTTCACCGGAAACCCTTCGACTGCGGTTACGGTTTTCTGGTTGACGACCAAACAGCCGTTATCGCTATCGGTAATAAAGGCTAAATCTACCATCTCTCCCAGTTTCTGCGCGCATTCGTCTAAGGAGTCGATCTGCAAAAACTGGCGGACTTCATCGGCATTGCAAAAGAGCAGATCGCAATAGTCAGTCACCACGCGCTGAAAATCATCGCGGAAGCTATTGAGCAAGAACGGATCGGAAAGAGTAAACGACACCTTGACGCCATGACGTTTGGACTGCTCCATGGTCTCAATACTTGCCGCTTGCGGATCGGGAGCCGTCCACAAGTATCCTTCGACATAACTGTATTGGCACTGTTTCAGTTGCTCTACATTAATATCGCTGGGTGCAAGAGTACCGGATATCGACAGATTCGTACACATGGTACGTTCCGCATCTGGAGTGGTTAAAACCACGCAAGTTCCAGTGGGACCATCGGTTGCAGACGCGGGAGGAACATCAAAACCAACCCCGACGTCCTGCATGTCTTGCCGGTAAAAGACTCCGTTTTCATCGTCGGAGACTTTACCGGTATAGAAGGCACTACCGCCACTTTGAGCGATCGCAATTATTGTATTTGCTGCCGAGCCTCCCGATCGCAGTTTCAGCGAAGCGCGATCGAGTTGACTGAGAATGCGTCCTTGCACCTCAGCATCAACGAGGGTCATCACCCCGCGATCGAGCTTCTGTTCTGTAATAAATGGGTCTTCCACAAATGCCAAGATATCAACTAGGGCATTACCCACACCAAAGACACCCACAGGGCGAGAATTATCGGTCATAGTTTAATTAATACAGCGCTTAACGCTGGAGAACGGAGAACAGAGAATAGGAAACGGAGAATAAATTGTTGTATGCCGATTATCCTTCTTGCTCCTCTTCTGCCATCTTCCGGGTAACGCGAGAAGCGAGGACGGTAACGACCAACTGTTTCGGTTCTGCCATAATCGTAATTCCTTCCGGAATATCCAAGTCTTTTACGGCTAAGAAATTACCAACCGCTAGGTCAGAAACATCCACATTAATCGATTCCGGAATGCGATCGGGAGGGCATTGCACGCGCACTTCACTAATGGGAGAATCCAAAAGTCCGCCGGATTGTTTTACCCCGATCGCAGTTCCGACAAAGTTGAGTTTCACTAACACTTCGACTTTCTTCTGAGCGGCAATAGAGAAAAAGCTCAGATGGTAGGGAAACCCTTTCCAAGGATGGCGTTGCACTTCCCGTAACAATGCTTTTCCGTTCCAAGACAGCTCGGGAATATTGACATCAATCAGCGTATTATTCACCGTGGCTGCTTTCAATAAATTCTGTACGGTTTTGCTGTCTACGGTTAGAGAAATAGACTCAGCCCCTTTATGACCGTAAAGATTGGCGGGAATTAAACCGGCACGGCGCAGCGCTCTAGCTTTACTGCCTGCTTCTCTGGGATGGCATTCGATAGTAAATTCCATAAATTTGTCTGGGATTGATTTGAGTAGGGTTGACTTTAAAAAACGAGGACAGGCCCATCTTCAGCGATCGCAATATCGCTGAAGAAAGTTAAGGACTGACCGGAATGCCATTGGCATCGAGTAAGGCCCGTTTGGGCCCGTGGATGGGGTCTTCCACAATAATGGTTTGGTCGCGACTGGCTCCGAGAGAGACAATAGCGATCGGCACATCCATTAGTTCTGCCAGATACTTGAGATAATCTAGAGCAGCTTTGGGAAGATCGTCGAGGGTACGGCAGTGGCCGGTTGATTGCTTCCATCCGGGAAGAGTTTGGTAGATGGGCTGGCACTTGGCAAAATTCGTGGCACTAGTGGGCAAGTGTTCGCAGCGCTGGCCGTCAACTTCGTAAGCAATACAGACTTTAATTTCGTCCAGATCGTCGAGCACGTCCAGCTTGGTAATTGCCAAACAGTCGAGGCCGTTGATGCGCACGGCATAGCGACCGATAACCGCATCAAACCAACCGCAACGGCGCGCGCGACCGGTAGTCGTCCCAAACTCGGCTCCCACTTCACCCAATTGCTGGCCGATGGTATCTTCGAGTTCTGTGGGGAAGGGGCCTTCGCCGACGCGAGTGGTATATGCTTTAGCAACTCCAATGACCCGGTCGATACTGGTAGGACCGACTCCGGCACCAACGCAGGCGCCTCCAGCAATGGGATTAGAGGAGGTGACGTAGGGATAAGTGCCGTGGTCGAGGTCGAGCAGAGTACCTTGGGCCCCTTCAAAGAGAATATTGTGGCGTTTTTTAATTGCTTCGTAAATTTGTAGAGAGCTATCGACGACGTGAGGACGCAGGCGCTCGGCGTACCCCAGATATTCGGCAATCACTGCTTCGGGATCGAGAGGGGGCAAGTCGTAGAGTTTCTCCACGATCGCATTTTTATATTCAATCGTCCATTGCAGTTGCTTGCGCAGTTGCTCCGGTTGCATCAGGTCAATGATACGGATGCCCGTGCGTTCGGATTTATCACTGTAGGTCGGTCCGATGCCGCGTTTGGTGGTGCCGATTTTGCGATCGCCTCGTTTCTCTTCCGAGGCCGTATCGATGAGCCGATGGTAGGGCATCGTGACATGGGCGGTCTCGGAAATCATCAAATGCTCTGTGGAGACATTGAGGGAGTGGAGCTGGTCGATTTCTTCGAGGAGAACTTTCGGGTCGATGACCGTTCCGCTGCCAATGATGCAAGATGTATCGGGATAGAGAATGCCGGAGGGAATCAGGTGTAGTTTGAAGGTTTGTCCTTGCACGACCACCGTGTGGCCGGCGTTGACTCCACCTTGATAGCGGACAACAATATCAGCTGATTTGCTGAGTAAATCCGTGATTTTTCCTTTTCCTTCATCGCCCCACTGGGCACCTATTACGATAACGTTAGCCAAGGGTCTTTCTCTCAAGCGATCGCACAATCTACTATTATTGTGGATAGTTTTTATCTCTGTCAAGCTTTTGCTCGTCTGGCGATCGCTCACTAGACCGGACAAATTCAGCAATAGCGCGCGCTACTGCGTCCGGGGCGCTTCTGGGCCAGTTACTTTCTCCAGAAGGCAGAAATTGTTGTTGCGCGTTGGGAATACCGTCCAGATAAGCTCGGTGAAGTATATCTAACTCCAAACTATCCTGACCTGCCGGCCGTCCGCTCAGGAGCAGAGTAGGAACCGTCAGATTGCCCAGTTGCTCGTTAACGCATTCGGCTTGAATCTCGCGAGAGCGACGCAGAAACAGCATTTGACAGGCAGCCCGAAACTCTAGTAAGTGCGATCGCGTCTCCAACAAAGTTTCCAGAGATTTTGCTTTCCCCAACCAGCGAGCCACCGGCAGCAACGCCTTGAGCACGAAAGTCCAGAACGACTTGGGACCCACCAACCAAGTCGCCTTTTGCCAGCGTTGGAGCAGTTGCGGGTCGTCAATACCTTCAGGAGCGAGCAGAACTAAACCGAGAACGCGATCGGGGTTTTCCAGGGCGTAGCGCGTTGCAACCCATGCCCCTAGGGAGTGACCTACGAGGTAAAACGAATCGAGCTTCAGGGCGCGGAAATACTCCGCTAAACACTCAATTTGCACGTTGATGGAATAGTGGATTGACGGTCGGTCTGATTCCCCAAACCCGAGCAAGTCCGGAGCAAAGCATTGCCAATTATCCGATAAGCGCTCCATCACCTCCACCCACTGACTGCCTTCATCCCAAGAGCCATGCAAAAAAATCACAGCCGGCCCTTCTCCAACTTCTCGCCAAAACAGGAGTCCGGGAGAGAGCTTAATGCGAGAATTACGGAAAAGTGCAGACATAGGCTTCTCAGGCAACAGAATAGTGCGAACTATGCACAACTATAGCCCTGCACGAGAAGCTTAACCTTAAAACAATCTCGCGATCGAACCATCACCCTCTCAGCGCTCTGGGTGCCTCTGTGGTTCTTATCTTCTCCCAACCTGCCTAAACTGCCAAAAACTCCTGAATCACATCTTGACTCAAATCTTCCGTCGGCCCCGAAGCAACAATACCGCCCTTTTGCATCGCGTAATACCAGTCAGCTTGGCGAACAAAATGCAGGTGCTGTTCCACAAGGAGAACGGAGATACCAGTCGTTTCAATAATTTTACGCACGGCATCCTCAATCTCGAGTATAATCGATGGCTGGATTCCTTCTGTGGGTTCGTCAAGTACCAGCAGTTGCGGCTTGCCCATGAGGGCGCGGGCGATCGCCAATTGTTGCTGTTGTCCGCCGCTCAAATCTCCTCCCATACGCCAGAGCATGGTTTCCAGTACTGGAAAGAGTTCGTAAATTTCTCTCGGAATCTCTTGGGTCTTCCCGGCTCGGCCGGACTCTAATCCCAGTAACAAATTTTCTTTAACCGTAACTCGGGGAATAATTTCGCGACCTTGAGGAACGTAACCGATGCCGAGTTTAGCACGGCGATCGGGCGAGAGTGGAGTAATTTGGTTGCCTTGCAAATAGATATGGCCGCTGCGAGGTTGCAGCACTCCCATAATGGTTTTTAAGAGTGTGGTTTTTCCCACGCCATTTCGACCAATTAAACAGACCATTTGTCCCGGACGCACGCCTAAGTCTACGTTGCGCAGAATATGGCTTTCTCCATAAAAGACATTCAGTCCCGAGACCTTCAAAACTTGTTTGTCAGTTGCGATCGCAGTCATTAAATAATTCTCCATTACAAGGGAATATAACTAATACAATTTCTATACTCGATGGGATCCCCAGCTTCTGCAATGAGAATTAAGCTCTCAAGGATATTTGCAATCGAAAACTTTTTACGAAATGTCAGAATACCTGGTACTTCGCCACCTCCAGCAAGATGGTCGGCTAAATGCCCCGGCATAGATTTACGGTTATTCGTAACCAGAATAAAGTTATTTTGCTCGCACCACACTAGAATTTCAGGATCTAGGGTTCCATTGGGAGGAGCAGGGGGCTGGCCAACATTAAGAATCCTGAGATCTGGATAAGATTTGTGAAGTTGCTCTTGATAAAGAAAGGAGAGGTTTTCATCAATTAAATATTGGATTTCCATTGTCCTAACTTTCTCTCTGACAGAAGCTTGCGAAGTCGAAGAATGTGCTCCGGTGGATTATCGAGTTGTTTTTGTTCCGATTCTCGACAATAGTTTAACCAATCGCTCATATACTGAGTAACATCTTCAGGGTTATGTAAAAAATAAAGAATTGTTGCATAGATATTGACTAACAACACATTGGGATAGAGTTTTGAGATCTCTTCTGCTGTTTTATGATGATAGATATATTCGTAGAGAATATTTTCAATCCCAACTCTGGTTCCTTTAATGCGAATGTCATAAGAAGCGTGAAAGTCAAAAAAGTCTTCAAGTTGCATGAGGTTGACCTCCTGTAATTACCAGCGGTAGATCTTTACTCGGTGAGTTCGTCCGGATTTCCTAAGTATACTTCAATCACGCGCGGGTCGTTTTGTACTTCTTCGATAGAGCCTTCGCACAAGACCGAACCTTGGTGGAGAACGGTGACTTTACGCGCAATTTGCCGAACGAATTCCATATCGTGCTCGATGACAATAATGGAGTGACTTTCGGCTAAGCTTAAGAGTAAGTCTCCCGTTTGTTCCGTTTCTTCGTCCGTGAGTCCGGCTACCGGTTCATCGACTAATAGAAGATCGGGAGATTGGGCGACTAACATGCCAATTTCCAGCCGTTGTTTTTCGCCATGAGATAAGAGAGCAGCTTGGATATCGCCTTTGAAGGATAGTCCGGTAATGTCTAAGAGATGATTGACCCTTTGGCGATCGCCTTTTCCAGCTCGTCCTAATAAAGTTGCAAAAACATTCTTATTACGATTGCAACTAAGCTCTAAGTTTTCTCGGGGAGTTAAGTTGAGATAAACGCGAGGAGTTTGGAATTTTCGACCGATGCCGAGCCTGGCAATTTGGTGTTCGGCTAACCGGCGAGTATTAAGACCTTTAAAGTAAACTTGACCTTCCGTGGGTTGGGTTTTGCCAGTAATGACATCTAGAAACGTGGTTTTTCCGGCACCATTAGGCCCGATAATCGTGCGCAGCTCTCCTGTTTCCATGCTGAAATCAAGATGATTCAGGGCGCGAAATCCATCAAAATCGACGGTTAGTTGTTCAATATTGAGGATAGTAGTACTCATGATTTTTCCTGCAATGATTCGTCGGCAAATTCTTCGCGCTCGTGTTGGACTTCGGGGTCTTCTTCGAGGCTGGGATAAGTTGCTAATGGAGTACTTCCGAAACGCGATCGCAGTAAGTTCCATCCTTCAGTTCTTATCCATCCCACGACTCCATTGGGCAAGACCATCACCACGATTAAGAATAAAGCTCCTTGGAAAAACAACCAAATTTCTGGAAATTGTTCGCTTAATCCGCTGCGGGCAAAATTGACAAGCAAAGCACCCACAATGGCTCCAACTAAGCTGGCGCGTCCGCCAACGGCTACCCAAATCACCATCTCAATGGAAAAGGCAATATCCATAGCTTTTGGTGAAATAATTCCCGTTTGCAGGGTAAATAAAGCACCGGCAAGTCCGGCTAAACCGGCAGAGATGGCAAAGACAAGAACTTTATATCCGGTGGGGTTATATCCAGAAAATCTAACCCGACTTTCATCATCGCGAATGGCAATAAGCAGGCGACCGAAACGACCGCTAGTGAGCCAGCGACAAAGAGCATAGGTCGCGCCGAGAAGTAGTATGGTTAAGACATAAAAAAGATATTGCGTTCGGGTTTCGCTTACAGTCATTCCCAGTATTTTTTTAAAGTCAGTTAACCCATTTGTACCGTTAATAAGTTTTTGTTGACCGTTAAAAAAGTTAAAAAAGACAATCGTGGAAGCTTGGGTGAGAATGGAAAAGTAAACGCCTCGGATGCGGTTGCGGAAGACTAAATATCCCAACAGTCCTCCCACGATCGCCGGGACTATAATTACGGCTAAAGCGGCTGCGGGAAAGGAGCGAAACGGTTGCCAAAACCACGGCAGTTCTGTAACTCCATAAAGCGTCATGAAGTCCGGAAGTTGGATACTGGCTTCTGGGGGAATTTGTAGTTTAATATGCATGGCGATCGCATATCCACCCAAGGCAAAAAAGACACCATGTCCCAAACTCAACAGTCCGGTAAATCCCCAAATTAAATCGATACCGAGAGCAACAATAGCGAGAGCAAGAAACCGTCCGAGAAGGTTAAGCCGAAAATCTGATAGGATAACAGGCATAACCAATATCAGGATTAGGGCAACGCCGACTGCCACACCAATTTCGATCCACCGGTCTCGACGGCGTTTTCTTTCTCGGGCAACTCGACCGGTTTCTGGGAGAGTTTCTGACATTTAAAATTACTGGAGTACTTGCTCTAAATGGGCTAAATCTGACTTGGTTGTAGCTTATTATAAATCGGTCAATCTGTGTTGCTCGTTACTGCTCCCAACCCGATCTCATGTATGTTGGATCGTGCACTCGGGCGTTTAGATTAACGAAAGAGTAACACGGGCCGATCGCACCGCCGCAAAATCTGAGTGGTGGTACTCCCAATCACTAAATGGCGAATCCGTTTGTGTCCGTAAGCTCCCATCATCAATAAATGTATATCTTCCGCTTGCGCATACCGAGCAATTGCTTCTTCTGGATGTCCCTCCAGTAGATTACAAATGGGAGCAAAACCGGCGGATGTTGCCCGTTCTTTTGCTTCCTCTAAATGGGCGATCGCGCTTTCATCATCTAAATGTTTACCTACAGTCACAATCGACAACTTTAATCCCTGAAACAACGGAAAATCCATAGTAAACTGCAACATTTTCTGACAGCTCGGACTCCCATCATAAGCCAGCAAAATCCTCTCAATCGAGCAAAAATGTTCTGGAGTTACCAAACACGGCTTATAACTGGCACGAATAATTCGTTCCACATTACTACCCAAGTGAGCTGAGGCAAATTGCGCGGCTTCTCCCCGTTTTCCCAAAATAATTAAATCTGCATTCGCCTCCAACTGCTCCAAAAAATCCACCAGAAACCCCGTCTCGTGAATCGTCTCCACCTCTGCAATACCGAGACCTTGCAACACCTCCTTTGCCTCCTGCAAAATCAGCAGTGCATGTTCGCGATCTAACCTGGCTTTTTCCTGCTCCAAACTCACCAAGCGATCGAGCAATGACTTCGACGCACCCGCAGACAAACTGCCGCTAAAATTACGTGCTTCCGCTGCCGCTTGCTTCCGTGCATCCGTCACATAGAGAACTCGAATACTTGCCTGCAACCGAGCAGCAACCCAAGCGGCATAATCGTAACTGCTGCGGCAAAAGGCAGAACCATCCGTACATAATAAAATCTCTTTCACTGTCCGACTTTCTCCACTAATGATTGGTCATTTTCTCTAACGCATTCGGGTCGTTATGAGTGCCTAATTTATCGATTAACGCCGCACTCGCCTCATTTAAACCCACCAATTCCACATCCGCTCCAGTCCGGCGAAATTTAATGACAATTCGGTCAATGGCACCAACAGCCGCCTGATCCCAAATATGAGCGTGAGTCAGATCGATAGTCACCTTTTCCATCTCTTCATCGAAATTAAATTGTTCCAATAAATCGTCGATCGCGACAAAGAAAATTTGCCCGCCAATACGATACGTCCGATGCCGACCGTCGTCGCTCAACACTTTATCGACAAAGACAACTTTCGCAATTTTCCGCGAGAAAAAGACCGTACTTAAAGCAATACCAACCACCACTCCGATCGCCAAATTATGACTAAAAATTGTCACCAACACTGTTGTCACCATAGCCGCCGTTTCGCTGCGCGGAATCTTCTTAATCTGAGTTAAAGAAGACCAGTTAAACGTTCCGATGGAAACCATAATCATCACTGCGACCAACACAGCCATTGGAATTTGTCGCACCCAGTTTCCCAATGCCAGCATAAAAAATAGAAGAAATACGCCAGCACTAAATGTAGATAACCGTCCCCGTCCTCCCGACTGGATATTAATCACGGATTGTCCGATCATCGCACAACCGGCCATGCCGCCAAAGAAACTGGCCAAAATATTGGCAATTCCTTGACCCGCTGCTTCCCGATTTTTGTCGCTGGGGGTATTGGTTAATTCATCCAGCAAAGATGCAGTTAATAAAGATTCTAATAAACCAACGATCGCTAATGTAATTGAATAGGGAAAAATAATCTGTAGCGTTTCTAAATTGAGCGGAACTTGCGGCAGCGAAAACGGCGGAAATGTACTGGGTAACTCTCCCATATTTCCAACCGTGGGGACATCTAAATTACCAATTATTGCGATCGCCGTCATGCCGACAATGGCGAC
The Roseofilum casamattae BLCC-M143 genome window above contains:
- a CDS encoding SulP family inorganic anion transporter produces the protein MGYRNHSRTLFHCTTGEPLNLRTLKREWLANVRADLLAGMVVALALIPEAIAFSIIAGVDPKVGLYASFIIAMTTAIFGGRPGLISAATGAMALLMVYLVKDHGLEYLFAAGILTGILQILFGLLKLGRQMKYIPRAVMVGFVNALAILIFMAQLPQLTNVPIAVYIITAASLGIIYLFPRITTAIPSPLVAIVGMTAIAIIGNLDVPTVGNMGELPSTFPPFSLPQVPLNLETLQIIFPYSITLAIVGLLESLLTASLLDELTNTPSDKNREAAGQGIANILASFFGGMAGCAMIGQSVINIQSGGRGRLSTFSAGVFLLFFMLALGNWVRQIPMAVLVAVMIMVSIGTFNWSSLTQIKKIPRSETAAMVTTVLVTIFSHNLAIGVVVGIALSTVFFSRKIAKVVFVDKVLSDDGRHRTYRIGGQIFFVAIDDLLEQFNFDEEMEKVTIDLTHAHIWDQAAVGAIDRIVIKFRRTGADVELVGLNEASAALIDKLGTHNDPNALEKMTNH
- a CDS encoding universal stress protein, producing MKEILLCTDGSAFCRSSYDYAAWVAARLQASIRVLYVTDARKQAAAEARNFSGSLSAGASKSLLDRLVSLEQEKARLDREHALLILQEAKEVLQGLGIAEVETIHETGFLVDFLEQLEANADLIILGKRGEAAQFASAHLGSNVERIIRASYKPCLVTPEHFCSIERILLAYDGSPSCQKMLQFTMDFPLFQGLKLSIVTVGKHLDDESAIAHLEEAKERATSAGFAPICNLLEGHPEEAIARYAQAEDIHLLMMGAYGHKRIRHLVIGSTTTQILRRCDRPVLLFR
- the urtC gene encoding urea ABC transporter permease subunit UrtC is translated as MSETLPETGRVARERKRRRDRWIEIGVAVGVALILILVMPVILSDFRLNLLGRFLALAIVALGIDLIWGFTGLLSLGHGVFFALGGYAIAMHIKLQIPPEASIQLPDFMTLYGVTELPWFWQPFRSFPAAALAVIIVPAIVGGLLGYLVFRNRIRGVYFSILTQASTIVFFNFFNGQQKLINGTNGLTDFKKILGMTVSETRTQYLFYVLTILLLGATYALCRWLTSGRFGRLLIAIRDDESRVRFSGYNPTGYKVLVFAISAGLAGLAGALFTLQTGIISPKAMDIAFSIEMVIWVAVGGRASLVGAIVGALLVNFARSGLSEQFPEIWLFFQGALFLIVVMVLPNGVVGWIRTEGWNLLRSRFGSTPLATYPSLEEDPEVQHEREEFADESLQEKS
- the urtD gene encoding urea ABC transporter ATP-binding protein UrtD — its product is MSTTILNIEQLTVDFDGFRALNHLDFSMETGELRTIIGPNGAGKTTFLDVITGKTQPTEGQVYFKGLNTRRLAEHQIARLGIGRKFQTPRVYLNLTPRENLELSCNRNKNVFATLLGRAGKGDRQRVNHLLDITGLSFKGDIQAALLSHGEKQRLEIGMLVAQSPDLLLVDEPVAGLTDEETEQTGDLLLSLAESHSIIVIEHDMEFVRQIARKVTVLHQGSVLCEGSIEEVQNDPRVIEVYLGNPDELTE